The genomic interval CGGGTTGTTGGGCCAGGCGCCGTAGACGGTGGCGTCGGACAGCATGACCAGGTGCTGGACGCTGGCGTCGCCGGCGGCGTCGAGCAGGCGGCGGGTGGCGTCGACGTCGGCCGTGGCACCCGTGGGCGACTGGGGGGTGCCGGTGGCGAGGTGCAGCACGGACTCGGTGCCGTCGAGCGGGTTCTTCAGGTCACCCCCGAGCACGTCGCCCAGCTCACGGACCTCGGCGTGCTCCCCGTCGGCCAGCAGGCTCCGCACTTTCCGACCCAACGGGGTATCTGCACCCGTGACCGCGACAGCAACCATCGTCTCTACCTTTACCATGCTCTGTTGTGAGTGGTCCTACTGGCCCCGGCAACCCCTTCGAGGGAATGCCCTTCTTCGGTGACATCGCAAAGCTCCTGGGCTCGGGCGGTGGTGTGCCGTGGGATGCCGCCCGCAGCCTGGCGCTGTCCATCGCCACCGACGGGCAGAGCGAGCCGAACGTCGAGCCGACCGAGCGCATCAAGCTGGAGCAGCTCGCCCGGGTCGCGGAGCTGCAGGTCGCCCACGTCACGGGCCTGTCGCCCTCCGTCGGCGGCCGGGACCTGACGGTGATGCCGGTCAACCGGGCGCTGTGGGCCACCCGCACGCTCGAGGCCTACCGGCCGCTCCTCGAACGCCTCGCCAACGCCCTGCGCGCCCAGCCCGACCAGGACACCACCGACCCCGAGGGCCTCCCGGCCGACCCGTCGATGGTCTCCCAGGAGGACCAGTTCGCGGCGATGCTCGGGCCGATGCTGCAGGCCATGCAGCCCACGATGGTGGCGATGATGGCCGGCTCGATGGTCGGCCACCTGGCCCGCACCTCGTTCGGCCAGTACGACCTGCCCATCCCCCGGCCGGCGTCCGACGAGCTGGTGATCGTGATGCCGAACCTCGTCGAGTTCGGCGACGAGTGGAGCCTCCCGCCCGACGACCTGCGCCTGTGGATCTGCGTCCACGAGATCGCCCACCACACCGTGCTCGGCGTGCCGCACGTGCGCCAGCAGCTCGACGAGCTGATCGGCGAGTTCGCCGCCGGCTTCCGCAACGACCCCGACGCCCTCAGCGACCAGCTCGGGGCCATCGAGGAGAGCGCCGACGACCCGAGCGTCGACCTGCTCGACCGCATCCGTCGGGCCATCGGCGAGCCCGGTGCGTTGATCGGCGCCATCCAGTCCGACGAGCAGCGGCGGCTGAAGCCCCAGCTGGAGGCGCTGCTCGCCGTGGTCGTGGGCGTCGTCGACCACATCATGGACCAGGTGGGCGAGAAGCTCATCGGCAGCTACGGCATGCTCACCGAGGCGCTGCGGCGTCGCCGGGTGGCCACGTCGGAGGCCGACCGCTTCGTGGAGCGCATGCTGGGCCTGGAGCTCACCCAGTCGACCTACGACCGGGGCACGGCGTTCGTCGACGGCGTGGTGGAGCGGGCCGGCGAGGACGGCCTGGCCCGTCTGTGGGAGTCGAAGCGCAACCTCCCCAGTCCCCCCGAGGTCGACGCCCCGGGCCTGTGGCTGGCGCGCATCGACCTGCCCGCCACCGACGACTGACGACCGACCGCTCCCAGGTCTAGAGGTTCGTCGGGTCGACCACGACCGTCGTGTCGTCGCTGCTCCGTGCCGGAGGCGGCGGTGGGGGTGGTGGGGGCGGCGGCGGAGGAGGAGGGGGCGGAGGTGGCGGCGGCGGGGGCATCGCCGTGGCCGTCTCGACCGCGACCTCGACCTCGGTGCCGGACGACGGCGACGCGGTCGGGGGGTTGGGCGGGGGGTTGGGGGACTTCTCGGTGAGGCGGGCCGGGCGGCGGCCGTCGAGGCGCTTCTCGCGGATGCGGTCGAAGCCCTGGCGGGCCTTGCGGAGGGCCCGGGCCCGGGTGTCGAGGCTCCGGGACGGGACGGGTTTGCCGGCGGCCACGGCCTTCGCCCCGGCCACGTAGGACAGGAGGGCGAAGGCGGCCGCGCCCGACACGAACAGGAAGCCGAGGCGGGACGGGATCTCCAGGCGGCTCGGGACCATGACCGGGATCAGGGCGCCGATCACCCAGATCAGCTGGAACCGGGTCTCGAAGCGGGCGAAGGAACGACCCCGGTTGGCGTCCGGGGCGTCACGCTGGAGGATCGAGTCGAACGCCAGCTTCGACCCGCTGGCCGCCAGGCCCACCGCCAACGCCATCACCAGGGCGCCGGGGAAGCGACCGACGTACGCGGCCACCACGGCGATCGCCGCGGTGACCCCCAGGAACAGCTGGATGATCTTCTCCTCGCCCACCGCGCTCTTGCGCAGTGCCGGAGCCACCGCGGCGCCGCTCAGCGCGCCGATGCCGTTGGCGGCCAGGATCACGCCGAACTGCCACGTCGGGGCGTCGGCGCGGCGCAGGTCGAAGGCGATCAGGAACGTGATGAAGCCGACGACGCCCCGCAGCAGACCCATGGCGGAGGCCGCCAGCAGGATGCCGGCGCCCCGCAGCTCGTCGC from Acidimicrobiales bacterium carries:
- a CDS encoding MFS transporter, yielding MAVSDDDTKGWQPIAQRRSGASAFVVSPFTRLARTHAAAVAGDTLIALALAGSLFFSISPTQAKERVALGLILTMAPFSLVAPLIGPWLDRVQGGRRWVVVGANALRSVICVLMIGHLDSLLLFPEVFAVLVLSKAYSVAKSALVPTLVSSDEELVESNSKLSLLSGVMGFVAAVPGLLANVLFGGGGVMVLAGTVFGVAAVAGTQIPATRVAPDREDTIERDELRGAGILLAASAMGLLRGVVGFITFLIAFDLRRADAPTWQFGVILAANGIGALSGAAVAPALRKSAVGEEKIIQLFLGVTAAIAVVAAYVGRFPGALVMALAVGLAASGSKLAFDSILQRDAPDANRGRSFARFETRFQLIWVIGALIPVMVPSRLEIPSRLGFLFVSGAAAFALLSYVAGAKAVAAGKPVPSRSLDTRARALRKARQGFDRIREKRLDGRRPARLTEKSPNPPPNPPTASPSSGTEVEVAVETATAMPPPPPPPPPPPPPPPPPPPPPPPARSSDDTTVVVDPTNL
- a CDS encoding zinc-dependent metalloprotease — encoded protein: MSGPTGPGNPFEGMPFFGDIAKLLGSGGGVPWDAARSLALSIATDGQSEPNVEPTERIKLEQLARVAELQVAHVTGLSPSVGGRDLTVMPVNRALWATRTLEAYRPLLERLANALRAQPDQDTTDPEGLPADPSMVSQEDQFAAMLGPMLQAMQPTMVAMMAGSMVGHLARTSFGQYDLPIPRPASDELVIVMPNLVEFGDEWSLPPDDLRLWICVHEIAHHTVLGVPHVRQQLDELIGEFAAGFRNDPDALSDQLGAIEESADDPSVDLLDRIRRAIGEPGALIGAIQSDEQRRLKPQLEALLAVVVGVVDHIMDQVGEKLIGSYGMLTEALRRRRVATSEADRFVERMLGLELTQSTYDRGTAFVDGVVERAGEDGLARLWESKRNLPSPPEVDAPGLWLARIDLPATDD